The following nucleotide sequence is from Thunnus albacares chromosome 15, fThuAlb1.1, whole genome shotgun sequence.
caaacagtggataaattagGTTTTTTTGTTATGCAGCATTTATAGAGTTCAGAGTGTGTTAAGTGAAAATTAGTCCAGGGAGTGAAATCATATTAGTTTGCATAAAGTAGTAATCCATGTTGCTCTAATATGACCCATTTTACTCATTCcatccacatactgtatagtataAGGCCGTATGTGAGGTGTCCAGGAGTGCAGTAAGAGGAttggacttttcttttttcagggCAAATTGGGGGAGAAGACATCATCATGCGTTTAATCTCCTCTGTTAGCTCATGTAGGCATGTGTTCTAATAATCCAGAGACAGAGGTGAAAAGGGCGTTTAAGGCTGAGACACCAGCTGAGCCTTTTTCTTGACAACTTTATGCTTTGGCAGATATACTTATTACATTTAGATTGGTTGTGTTTGACAAGCCGCAGGATTTGCACAACAGCTCCCGGTTCAGTTTTTTAAGGGATCATATTAACAGATAACATGAATATGGTTCTGTTCCCCCATTCCCTAGTTTCCCCACTGAACAAGCACTTGTTTATACAGTATAGTTGTGTAACAAAACATGAGAATAAGGCTGGATCTGTTGATTATATTGGATCTACAAACTTATTTTGTTATAGAGCATCAGTTTTAGACTGACAGACTGATCACCTACTACTGTATGTAATTAGGATCTCTAGCAGTGACTATCCCAGTTTGTCTTTCATTCAGCTTTTCTGTtcccaaacacattttcattttcacctttaAGTGCCTGTGACCCTGTTTTCACACAAGTACCATTCctgttattgtgttttatgtgctcaTAGTTTTCCAAACAATGTATTTGCTATAAATGCAGCTGACAGTTGTGATTGGACGTATTGGCACCATCTTGTGTTTCATCTGATATCACAAGCATTTATAGTTCTTCAAATTCTTAACATGATGCAGCATTTGACTTCAGCTCTTGGCACAATAACTTACCAATGTGTACTTCAGTGTGGCTGGCCTGTCGTCAGAGAGGTTTGATTAATTACCTGTGCACATTAAATCCCACTCCCTTTCCCCCCCATAGCTTTAATTTATCCATAATCAGTTATTTCACAGACATCTCATCCTACCAGTGTCATAGTCCTTCAGTTTTGCCTCAAACTGAAGCAGAGAGAAGGCTGAAAAAGTTGTGATCTTTCAGTTCCCATGTTGCACACTTTAGAGATTAATTTGTAAACCAAATTgattcaaattttgaaaaatCGGGAAAGTCCCTTAAGTCCTTAGGGAGAAAATGACATATGATTGCATATTCTTTAACCAGCGTCTCATGTATATTTGAGCTGTCCTATTTTCTAACCTCTGCTCCTTTGTCTTTCCAGTTAATCAGAGTtattatatcagactttggcaGACCCTTTAAACTCTTAATCCAGAGCTTTAACCCGTATTGTAGTGCAGACTATTTACTGAGTATGGGGTATTGCAACATTGTCAGTATTattacatgtttgtgttgttacatGTTTGGATGTTTATTTGGCCATTGACTGGCTGTTTTTTGGAGTGTAAAGATGGAAATCAGAGGAATGAAATTAGTAGCTTGTTCAATGCACTTTTATTATGGGACATTTCCATTTGCGGCGCCATTTTTCAGGGCTTAGATCCCTTTGAATTTAGAAGGGTGCAAGAAAGggtggtgcaaaaaaaaaaaaaacatggtgtgaagaggaaagagaggaaaagggcaAGTGAGGTTGGGGACTCCGGCTGGGCCGCTGGAAACACATATTAGTCAGTCTGTAGGATGACAGAGATGGACaggacacagacacaaagaggtGACGCTACTGTACGCACAGTAACAGGAGTGTATTGAGTTTAAAGGCCTCACCTGTCTGTCGCTTtggtgtgtaaaaaaaaaaaaaaaagaaaaaagaaaaaaaagggggttgGGGAGGGAGTTCTGATACCACCACATTTCTGTCACTTGGCGTCGACCTGCATGCCTAAAGAAGGGTGCACAAAGTGTGATGTGTTGACTTTGACCTTTGATAGAAAATTGCTTGCAATACGGAACACACCTGTTACACGACAATTTGTACTGCCTGAGAAAAGTTGCACCCAGTTTTAGAGGTTGTATAATTGTGAGGAGTCAGTATTTTTATGGttggaaaataaaaagtatcCTCCACCGAAAGATGtacagttggaaaaaaaaagcattttgtacACCATTCTTGATGTTTGagataagattaaaaaaaaaagattaaaacattgAGGAATGTTCCATTTTCCTGTAAATTGTACCTCTATTTATTTGCCTTATTTAGTTtgctatattttgtatgtacacacagcattacaacaaaatgttatattaaaaatatgaataattaaaCTGTGGTCCGTGTATGATGAGTAGTTTTGAGACTTGTATAAGAATgagaatcttttttttcatttctataattttatttttgttttgtatttttctcaccCTGTGTCTTTTGTAGGGTTACAATAAACTTTTGTCCCTTACAGCTGATTGTTTATTCTTTTCTTCACAATCACTTGTTGAGATGAGAGTTTGAGTCACACGTGTATCGACACAGAAGGGCTTGatggtgtgtgtttatacaggTGGAGAGAGGAATTTCTAAACACttacaaaacatacattttatgcTACGAAGTTGGATTCTGTGGTATCGATAGAGATCCTCTTAATTTAGTCTTTGATCTATAATAGAGATAAAACTATTAGTCgcttaatcaattagttgatcaacagaaatcATTCAACAACAGTTTTGATAATGGATTCATgcttttaagtcatttatccaGAAAAAGGCCAAACATTCTGCTGGTTTTTCACTGGTTtcagatattttatagaccaaatgtgTAACCAGTTaatcaaaaaaacaattgaCTGCTTAATTGATAATGTGAATAACTCTCACTTGCAGCCTTAGTCTATGATCTAGACTTGATTAACCTACATGTGGTGTtgacacacaaaagaaaaaatgtagtGGGAACAGTTACAGTGATTTAGTTCCATCAATAGCAAGAAACTCAAATGACCACACTTAATGTCTCCATTCTACCAGCATCAAGTCAGAAAGAGTATCATTGTAATGGTGAAAATGTtccaaataaaagaaaactcaCAGTGGTGTTTCTGATATTCTGTCCAGCCCACACATGTAAATAGAGGTGGATTTAATGCTGGTATTGAGCCCACTGAAGAATGTGGAGGTGTAGTAACTCATCCTGTATTAGAATGCATATATATCATGAATAAAACCTACAATAGTActaatgtgtttattagtgacactgataaaaacagcaatgaataataatgataaacatCATAGTtaatatctgtttattttctgttgatgttgttttgcAGTTCCCCACTGTGACCACTGGGAGGCAGTGAAAACTCATCACAACATCAAACCCAAGGACGCCAACATTactataaatacatacatacatacagacagacagacagacagacagatagatagacagacagacagaaaaatagatAGCTTGCTCATCATGACATCAACACATGACATGTGTAAATAGAATTACATGGGACAGGTGTTCATAATCTTTGataattatgtgtttattataaATGCTGACACAACTATATTTACACATATTATTACATATGTTATATTgtatcatattatatatatatatatatatattatatataatatattatattatatttatttttacattattaaagTGTTTAGATGACAAAAACGcatgacagacacaaacacacctgctgcAGGTCACAACAGCGCCCTCTTGGCCCAGTTtaataatatagtataatatatacaatataataatataaagagTTTCATATAATGACAACACAGCCAATCTCAGCTCATTCTAATGAagaattttatttgaaaacccaaagatatttatttcAACAACATGATGTAAATAGTTGGCAAACatcatatttcctgttttacacTCTATCGAAAAATGCAGAAAGATTACCAAACTATGTTTTGCATTCAGTACTTATAGTCAGTTTTATTGATAAAACCCAAACTCACAAATCACAGATTTGTCTCTAATATCTGTGTATCTTCTGTTAATTGACGTTGTGTTGCAGTTCCACAATGTGGCCACTGAGAGGAAGTGAAAACTCATCACAGCATCAAATCCACAGACGACATCATGCCACAAGGGTTTATTATTCATAAAGATACAGTTAATAGCCTGCTGAatatgattattaatattagTATTGATACAAATTTTAATATTCTTCTTCTCATCAGTGTTactaacaacaaaaacaacaatgcatCACAAAAATAATTCAAAGAGCAAAGCAATCAAATATTTCAAAGGCTCTTTTGCAGTATACACGGTATTATATAtggaaaataagataaaaatccctatttgaaatgttgaaatgttgaaattttcaATGTACTAAGCTGCAACAAGTTGATTGTCAATAATGTTTGTATTAATTAGAGTAAGTTAGACCTGCATGGAGGCCATTTGATAGACTGAAAATGCGCAGCTAGGATATAAAACTTAGATTTTGTTTACAGCACTTATTACAAGTATAATGCAAATTTACTTACTTTTTGTACAATCTTAAATGTGCCATTAAATGCCGTATTTCCATTCACCATATGATATCACACCGAGGTGTTCAAACCCAGGGCCTTCTTGAATACTCTCTGTGCATCGTCAGCGAGCATGTTGAGGAAAGTATTCAGACTGTTGTAGGTGGAGGCAAAAGAGAGGGCCATTGCTACTGGGATTCCAAACATTGGAATGTATCTGGATCCTTCTTCTGCTGCCATTAATGCAGCTCCACTTACAGACAAAGACACTAGCTTAAAGCTAAGCTCTTTGGTTATTTCTTTACCAGCCAGTGGTGATTTCATCACTGCTTTAAGATCATCCACAGGCACACGTGCACTAAGAGCAAGTTTCTGCAATGACCCACTATCAAGACGAAAAGTAACTTGGTATTCTATGACAGTATCAGATAGAGTGGCCAGATCAATAGCAACAGAGAGCCCAGGAACTGGTACAGATGCTATGAGCGCAGACAAACATGcaagatattttattttggcCTGTAAAGCCTCTTTCTTCTTGTTGATGATCTCTTGGCTGACAGTGGGCATGGCCAACAGCAGAGCATTCCTCTTGTGTGCAGGAAGTTCTCTCTCTAAGGTCTCCTCTAACAGATGGAAATCATACAGGTGGAGATCAAAGCTGGACACCAGGAAGACCTGTGGAGCCTCAACACCTTGTTTTTGAAGACCTGTGTCACAGATGGTTAAAAAAGGTTAATTCAGTAGAACAAATTGTTATCtcaagcttcttttttttgaaaatttgcAAATTGCAAAGTGCCAATAATTGTGTACAActaattttacatatttgctAAACTTGATCTACAGCCAGTTAATACTCAGCCACCACTTCAAATCCTACAGTCACAATCTGTTATAGGTGGCACAAATTCAGAAATCCTCACAAAAAAAATAGATctagtaaaaataaacagacaaataacaTCAAGGTAAGAAGTACATTGAGGCAAACATGGGTCAAATGGTGTCTGCAGGgtgattattatattttacaataGTATTATAAAAGCGTCTTACCTTGAATGCAGTTTTCCCTGATTTGTGCCAGAGTCCTTTCTGCATTGAACTCCCTCTGACTTCTTTCCTCATTGCGTAGATCGTTGTCAATCTTTGAGCGAACAAAGTAGAACTTTTTCCTCATCTTCTGAATCTCCTGAGCGAGCTTCACATCATTTTCTCTGAAGCGAGtgtcagagatgatgatgaagaagtcaaacttctcaaatccaaCATGCTCCAGGTACTTGTAAGCAGGAAAGTTGGTGGTGCCAATACCAGGGAGATCCCATAATATAACATTGGGATAGTTTGGATGGTGGTAAGGTGTAACCTCTGAGGTGGTCTCTACACAACCAGTAGGGGCGGCTCTCTCATCCCTGTTGTCTATGCCTCTGAAGGCATTCACAAAGGAGGATTTACCAGAACCAGACTCTCCTGTGATGCCAATATGTAGTGGAATCTTATTCTGCTGATCCAAATACTCTTGGATCTTTGCAGCTGCTTCTGCAGGTTCATTGTTCTGCAGTGCTTCCTTCATTTCTTCTATTGGTTCATAACCAAATGGATTATCCATATCACTCCCTGAAGactcaatcaatcaaccaatcaatttttatttatatagcgccaaatcacaacaaaagtcatctcaaggcacttttcacatagagcaggtcaagaccgtactctttaagaacccagctcttggtgggcggccatctgctttgaccggttgggttgagagagagaaagagggaaaggggggggggggggggcagaataacaacaatcataacgacaacagcatcagcaacagcaacagccaaggaaggatgccaacaggactgtgaaggtgTGCGATGGCttggcccagaacccagggtttcttgcgagatgagaaagcacaaaaaaaaaaactccggggaagaagcaaagttagtgacatgcattgatgttacatgaatgcatacagatggagaggaggaggaggagagaggagctcagtgcatcatgggaagtcccccagcagtctaggcctatagcagcataactaaggactgatccaaggtgagcctggttggccttaactataagctttatcaaaaaggaaagttttaagcctactcttaaacatagagagggtgtctgcaccccggactgaatctggaagatggttccacagaagaggagcctgatagctgaaggctctgcctcccattctacttttaaagactgtaggaaccaccagtaagcctgcattctaggagcgcagtgttctagtgggataatacggtactatgagctcttcaagatatgatggtgcctgaccattaagggctttgtaagttaggagaaggattttaaattctattctagattttacaggaagtcaatgtagcgaagctaaaatgggagaaatgtgatctctttttctagttttagtcagtacacacgtgcagctgcattctggaccagctggagagtctttggAGACATGTTAGAGCAGCCTGTTAATAAgaaattgcaataatccagcctagaagtaacaaatgcgtggactagtttttctgcatcttttagggacaggatgtgcctgatttttgcaatattacgtaagtgaaaaaaggcagtccttgagatttgatttatgtgggagttaaaggaaatatcctgatcaaagataactcccagattccttacggtggtgctggaggccacGGTAATGCCATCgagagtagctatatcattagataatgtgtttctaaggtgtttagggccaagcacaataacttcagttttatctgagtttagtagtaaaaaattgcaggtcatccaggtctttatgtccttaaggcatgcttggagtttgtttaactgattgggttcatctggcttcattgataaatataactgggtatcatctgcataacaatgaaaatttatggagtgtttcctaataatattacctgaaggaagcatatacaaggtgaatagaattggtccaagtacagaaccttgtggaactccgtgtctaacttttgccttcacggaggattcatcattaacatgtacaaactgaaatcggtctgataaataggacttaaaccagcttaatgcagttccattaatgccaattaaatgttccagtctctgcaaaaggatttgatgatcaattgtgttgaatgtggcactaagatctaacaggacaagtatggagacaaatcctttgtccgatgcagtaaggaggtcatttgtgactttcaccagtgctgtctctgtgctatgatgtgctctaaatcctgactgaaaatcctcaaataaactattgttatgtagaaagtcacataactgattagagactgctttttcaaggatcttagagagaaatggaaggttagatataggtctataattggttaaaatgcctgaatcaagagtaggcttcttaagaagaggtttaattacagctactttaaagggcTGTGGTCAgtagcctgttactaaagacagattgttCATATccagtaaagaagtgctaactaaggttaaggcttccttaagcaacctagttgagatggggtctaagagacaggttgatggtttagctgaacaaatcattgaagttagttcagaaaagttgactggagaaaaacagcccaaatatatgtcaggatttacagctgtttctaaggtgcctgtgtttggggagaaaaCGATGCCTGTTGAGGGgaggaggtggttaattttgtctataatagttagaattttatcattaaagaagctcataaagtcattactactgagagctataggaatacatggatcaatagagttatggctctttgtcagcctggccaaagtgctgaaaaggaacctagggctgtttttattctcttctattaatgctgagtaataggcggctctggcattacagaggaCCTTCCTATATatttaagactatcttgccagactaagcgagattcttccactttggtggaacgccaaatcctttccaatttccgtgatgtttgctttaatttgcgggtttgggagttataccatggagctaacatcttatgttttattatcttcctttttaagggggcgatggagtcgagtgttattcgtaatgagcctgcagcactatcaacaagattatcaatttcGGAGTTAACATAAcgttaacataagagtcctctgtagtattgagacattgaattcagtactgatggaattacttccttaaatttatctacaccactatcagatagacatctagtgaggacatttttgtctaatggtgtgtaatccagtaataggaattcaaaagttattaaaaatgatctaataaaacaggattttgtggaaaaattattaaatgttcaatttcaatcccataaatCAGAACaaggaattcagagtacgggccaggaggacggtacactataacaaatagaactggctgtaaagttttccaggttggctgagagagaccaagaacaaggctttcgaatgagttataataaaatttaggtctagggttgatgattaggcttgagttgaaaatagctgcaactcctcctcctcggccagtgtctcgaggaatatgagtattaatatgactggggggagtggattcattcaggctgacatattcttcatgacacagccaggtttcagtaagacaaaataaatcaatatgatgatctgagattaaatcgtttactaatacagctttagatgacagagatctaatgttcaagagtccacatttaattctcttattttgttgtactattgcagtagtggttttaatttttactagatttttatgaatgactcttcttttgtttactttggatttaattgatttaaaaaataaaaatagaatatcaAGCAAAGTAGATGCATttaataatacaacatatattttccaaaaataaaatcttgtgTAGTCTGTACTGTGTAGGCTACAGTGTGGCTGTCACTAATCTTTAATGGTAAAACTTTAATggcaaaaccatcaaaacatgaaaaaatgaattcaGAACAGTCTTGATTTTGCCTCTGTTCCCTTAAAAGACCATTAACTCATGACATTACACTGTTGGCTCACTACATACCGGTACACAAAGACAGCACAAAGTGTTACATAGGAGAAAGCTGCAGTGATGAGCAAAGGtcttataagaaaaatataagcTAAAGGTGAATATTACTCAGTTGCCTCCTTAATATTGAAACAGATGCAACTTTAACAATCAAACAAGcacactgtaaataaatgtgaatacaTGACTTACCGTATGAGGTACTTTGAACGTTACTATTCAAGACAAGAAAAGTTTAAATCCTATTACAGTGCTGGACAGTTTCACAATACAGAGTTAAGCCCTGTAGACAGTCATGAATGAAATGGGCATTTGCAGCTGGTCTACAGGAAACTGACTACAGAGAAGGAAAGGTGTACATGTGTACATTTATTAGGTCAAAAAAACATCTATGTTGTCTTATAACTTACTCTGTTTTTGAGCTTCTTGTCAAATTACTTTGAAAGTATGTTCAGTCTGTCTGAAAAGGTTTATTGTGGTCTTTGTCATGCTGTCACGTCCTACcaggactttttctgttttttggactctttgtgtttttgttcttttgacttccttggtttttgttatccttctgatggcctcagactttttctgtttttagttggactttttgaggggctctttcatttgtgttgcttttgtttcctggttttggttttctctgttcccttgtgtgttcctcctgtgttttttgtgtcacctgtttgtttac
It contains:
- the LOC122998383 gene encoding interferon-inducible GTPase 5-like gives rise to the protein MDNPFGYEPIEEMKEALQNNEPAEAAAKIQEYLDQQNKIPLHIGITGESGSGKSSFVNAFRGIDNRDERAAPTGCVETTSEVTPYHHPNYPNVILWDLPGIGTTNFPAYKYLEHVGFEKFDFFIIISDTRFRENDVKLAQEIQKMRKKFYFVRSKIDNDLRNEERSQREFNAERTLAQIRENCIQGLQKQGVEAPQVFLVSSFDLHLYDFHLLEETLERELPAHKRNALLLAMPTVSQEIINKKKEALQAKIKYLACLSALIASVPVPGLSVAIDLATLSDTVIEYQVTFRLDSGSLQKLALSARVPVDDLKAVMKSPLAGKEITKELSFKLVSLSVSGAALMAAEEGSRYIPMFGIPVAMALSFASTYNSLNTFLNMLADDAQRVFKKALGLNTSV